Genomic DNA from Halorussus rarus:
GTGGACCTGGACCCGGACGCGGTCGCCCTCGTCGACGCGGCGGTCGACCCTCCCGAACGAGAGGTACCCCTCGCGGACGCCGAGGTCGACGACCGCGCCGCCGCCGAGGGTGTCGGTCACCGCCGCGTCGAAGACCGCGCCGCGCGGGGCCGGGTCCGGCCACCGGAATGCGTCGACGCCGACCGCGGCGAGGTCGTCGGCGACGGCCTCCACGGCGTCGGGGGTCCCCGAGACGCCGTCGGACTCGCTTCGCTCGCCCGACGAGCCTCCGGTCGCACCGCTCCCGGAGACGCCGACGCCCTGCCGGTCGTCGGTGGTCTCGACCGTGACGTCGTACTCGACGGCGTCGAAGTCGGCGTCGAACCGCCGCCGGATGGGCGGCGAGGCCTGGACGACGTCGAAGTCTTCGCGGAGGCGCTCGGTCAGTGCGGTCGTGTAGATGCCGCGAACGCGAACACGGGCGCGGCTCATAGCTCCTCGTGGTCGGCGGCGAACCGAACCCGGTCGTGGATTGTCGGGCCGAGCGTCAGTTCGACCACCTCGTCGCTCAGCACCCGGCCGCCCTCGACGTAGACGCCCCACGAGTCGAACCGGAGCCAGCCCCGGACGTCCTCGCTGTGGGTGAACAGGTCGGCGTACTCGACGGCGTGCTCGGGGTACTCGTCGGCGCTGTGGGTCAGGTCCATGTCGGAGTACACCGTCTCGCGGTCCTCGAAGAACGATTCCAGTTCGTCGGCCGCGCGCTCCGCGTCGGCGGCCGCGGCGTCCGCGGCCTCCCGGAGCGTCTCCTCGGGGACGCCCGCCTCGCGGAGCGCCCGGCGGATGCGGGGGTCGAGGCTCATACCGGACGGTCGGGCGGCGTTCCCTTCGGTGTAGCGGTTCGGGCGAGAAGAGACGTGGTCGTCGATTGGTACCGGGGGTCGTCGGATGACGGGGTCGTCGGATGACGGGGTCGTCGGGCGACGGGCGTCCGTCGGTCAGTTCCAGGTCGTGCGGCGTTCGGTCGCTCAGTCGTCGGCCGGCACGGTACCGGTCCAGTTGGCGTCAGTGGCGGCGCTGGTCGGCCCCAGGTCGGGCGTCCCGCGCTCCTCGTCCGCGGTCTCCTCGGCTCGCTCGTCCTCCGCGTTCTCGTCCCCGCTCGGCGGGGCTGTGTACATGAGTCCTCGGCTCTCGCTGCGGTACGTCGTCATACCGAAAGCTGAGTCCCGTTCTCCATGATAAGCGTTCCCCTGTCCATCCTAATGGTGTATTATCACAACTAAGGGCTCTTAGGTCCGTCGGGAGCCAGATAATTGGTACTGGGATTCCTACCCCCGGTCGATGGCACGTGACCGCGACCCGATAGAAGAAGGCGCGACCGACTCGGCGGACCTCTACGACGTCGCGACCTGGGAGCCCCGGAGCTGGCTCGACCGACTGTCAGGCGGCGTCTACCGCGGCACGCGGCGGCTGGGCCACGCCGTCGTGATCCTCCTCGCGCTGGCCATCCTCGTCGCGCAGTTCGCGCTGACCGGCCTGGCGGCCGTCAGCGATCCGGTCATCGGCGCGTTCGTCCTGCTGTCGGTCGTGCCCGCGTTCGGGCTCGCGGCGTACATCTGGTACGCCGACGTGACCACGTCCGAACCGCTCGTGCTGCTCGTCGGGACCTTCCTGCTCGGCGTCCTGTTCGCCGGCTTCGCCGCCATCATCAACACCGTCGCGGCGGCGGTCACGCTCGTCCCGGTCGTGGGGATGGCGCTGTTCTTCTACGTCGTGGTCGCGCCGGTCGAAGAGACCGTGAAGTGGCTCGCGATCCGGCTCTACGCCTTCCGGAGCGACCGGTTCGACGCGGTCATCGACGGCGCGGTGTACGGCGCGATGGCGGGCCTGGGCTTCGCCACCATCGAGAACGCCATCTACATCACCCAGGGCATCGCCGACGTCGGCACCGTCGGCCAGCAGCAGATCGCGTCGGCGGGTCAGACCGCCGCGGTCCGACTGCTCGCCGGCCCGGGTCACGTCATCTACTCGGCGTTCGCGGGCTACTACCTCGGTCTCGCCAAGTTCAACCGCGAGAACGCCGGCCCCATCGTGGTCAAGGGGCTGCTCATCGCGGCGTTCATCCACGCGACCTACAACACGCTGGTCACCTATCTCGACCCGATCCTGTCGCTGCTGGGGGTCGCGGTCGCGCCGGGCGTGGCGTTCATCGGCTTCGTGCTGGTGTACGACGGGGTCTTCGGCTACCTGCTCTACCGGAAGATCGCCCGCTACCGCGACGCCTACCGCCAGGTCA
This window encodes:
- a CDS encoding DUF7532 family protein, with product MSLDPRIRRALREAGVPEETLREAADAAAADAERAADELESFFEDRETVYSDMDLTHSADEYPEHAVEYADLFTHSEDVRGWLRFDSWGVYVEGGRVLSDEVVELTLGPTIHDRVRFAADHEEL
- a CDS encoding PrsW family intramembrane metalloprotease codes for the protein MARDRDPIEEGATDSADLYDVATWEPRSWLDRLSGGVYRGTRRLGHAVVILLALAILVAQFALTGLAAVSDPVIGAFVLLSVVPAFGLAAYIWYADVTTSEPLVLLVGTFLLGVLFAGFAAIINTVAAAVTLVPVVGMALFFYVVVAPVEETVKWLAIRLYAFRSDRFDAVIDGAVYGAMAGLGFATIENAIYITQGIADVGTVGQQQIASAGQTAAVRLLAGPGHVIYSAFAGYYLGLAKFNRENAGPIVVKGLLIAAFIHATYNTLVTYLDPILSLLGVAVAPGVAFIGFVLVYDGVFGYLLYRKIARYRDAYRQVNMNESVSFEESRVGRDRADFEESTDGIGDYESAESSAERRRAEGPYADDDRSE